The nucleotide window ACCATCAGCCAGCTGCCGTGATGCTTAGCGAGCGTGTGCAGCTCCGCCAGCGGCGCGCTGTCACCGTCCATGCTGAAGACCCCCTCCGTGACGACCAGGGTTTCCCCTTCCGTCTCGCTTTCCAGCAGCCTGCTTAGTGAGGCGGGCTGATTGTGGCTAAAACGACGCAGCGTGGCGGGACTCAGCGAGGCGGCTTCAAGCAGGGAAGCGTGAGCAAGCTTATCAGCAAGGATCCGGTCTGTTTTGCCAGGCATTGCCGTAATAACCGCCTGATTTGCCGCAAAGCCGGAGATAAACAGCAGCGCACGGGAATAGCCGAGCCACGCAGCCAGCCGCTGTTCAAACTCCGCCTGCACCGCATGATAGCCGGTCACATGCCCGGAACCACCAGCGCCCACGCCATACCGTTCAGCGCCCTGCTGCCAGGCGTATTTGATAGTCGGTTCATGGCTCAGTCCAAGATAATCATTGGCGGAGAAATTCAGATAGCGCCTGCCGTCAATTTGCAGGGTTCGCGCATCGCTTTGCTGATTCACTCTGCGCTGGCGAAACTGCCCTTTTTCCCGGCGCGCATTCAGCGCCTGGGTCAGCCGTTGCTGCCAGCTCATTTACAGTGCCGCGTTGTAGAATTGTTCGGTATCGGCATTCAGTAGCTGTCCGGCCAGCGCCTGCTGCTGCTCGTTATCCCCCGCCTCGGTGGTGGTATGGCGTGGGTTCAGTCCCAGCTTACGGAACAGCTGCAAATCTTTGTCTTCTTCCGGATTTGGCGTGGTCAGCAGCTTGCAGCCGTAGAAGATCGAGTTGGCTCCGGCCATAAAGCACATCGCCTGAGTCTGCTCGCTCATCTGTTCGCGTCCGGCAGAGAGACGAACGTGCGAAGAAGGCATCATGATGCGCGCCACGGCGATGGTACGGATAAAGTCGAACGGATCGACATCATCGTTATCGGCCATCGGCGTGCCTTTGACTTTTACCAGCATGTTGATCGGCACGCTCTCAGGCGGCACAGGGAGGTTAGCCAGCTGCACCAGCAGCCCGGCGCGATCGTTAACGCTCTCGCCCAGGCCAACGATGCCGCCTGAACAGACTTTGATACCGGCATCACGCACTTTGCCCAGCGTATCCAGGCGCTCCTGGTAGCTACGGGTGGTGATGACGCTACCGTAGAATTCCGGCGAGGTGTCGAGGTTGTGGTTGTAGTAATCCAGCCCGGCCTGCGCCAGGCGTTGTGCCTGTTCGTCGCTAAGCGTCCCCAGCGTCATGCAGGTTTCCAGCCCCATCTCACGCACCCCTTTCACCATCTGCTCAAGATAGGGCATATCGCGCTCGTGCGGGTTTTTCCAGGCCGCCCCCATGCAGAAGCGATCTGAACCGGCGGCTTTTGCCTTGCGTGCCGAGCTGAGTACCTCCTCAACTTCCATCAGGCGCTCGGAAGCCAGCCCGGTTTTGTAGCGTGAACTCTGCGGGCAATATTTGCAGTCTTCCGGGCAGGCCCCGGTTTTGATCGAGAGCAGCGTGCTGACCTGTACCTGACGGGGATCAAAATGTTGGCGGTGAACCTGCTGCGCTTCAAACATCAGCTCTAAAAAAGGCTTATCAAAGAGGGCCTGTGCCTGAGAAATAGTCCAACGATTTGCCATTGCTTGCTCCAAAAAAGGGTGTGGTGATCCGGCTCTGCCTGGTTATACTTGTAAACTAATTTTTTTAAATTTGGTTTACAAGTTATTTATGACCCCTGCCGATCTCGCCTTTGACCGTGACCATATCTGGCACCCCTATACCTCCATGAGCCAGCCGCTGCCGGTCTATCCCGTGGTGGCCGCACATCAGACCTCTCTGCAGCTGGCCGACGGTCGCAAGCTGGTTGATGGCATGTCCTCCTGGTGGGCGGCGATCCACGGTTACAACCATCCGCGCCTTAACCGGGCGATGACTGCGCAGATTGAACAGATGTCC belongs to Erwinia pyri and includes:
- the bioF gene encoding 8-amino-7-oxononanoate synthase, yielding MSWQQRLTQALNARREKGQFRQRRVNQQSDARTLQIDGRRYLNFSANDYLGLSHEPTIKYAWQQGAERYGVGAGGSGHVTGYHAVQAEFEQRLAAWLGYSRALLFISGFAANQAVITAMPGKTDRILADKLAHASLLEAASLSPATLRRFSHNQPASLSRLLESETEGETLVVTEGVFSMDGDSAPLAELHTLAKHHGSWLMVDDAHGIGTTGEQGRGSCWQQQVKPELLVVTFGKAFGLSGAAVLCDEDTADYLLQFARHLIYSTAMPPAQVCALHAALTAVQQGDEQRLRLHHNVALFREGARALGLALLPSGTAIQPMIVGDEHQALALAEALRLQGCWVTAIRPPTVPPGTARLRITLSAAHQPEDIERLLEGLHHAKR
- the bioB gene encoding biotin synthase BioB, translated to MANRWTISQAQALFDKPFLELMFEAQQVHRQHFDPRQVQVSTLLSIKTGACPEDCKYCPQSSRYKTGLASERLMEVEEVLSSARKAKAAGSDRFCMGAAWKNPHERDMPYLEQMVKGVREMGLETCMTLGTLSDEQAQRLAQAGLDYYNHNLDTSPEFYGSVITTRSYQERLDTLGKVRDAGIKVCSGGIVGLGESVNDRAGLLVQLANLPVPPESVPINMLVKVKGTPMADNDDVDPFDFIRTIAVARIMMPSSHVRLSAGREQMSEQTQAMCFMAGANSIFYGCKLLTTPNPEEDKDLQLFRKLGLNPRHTTTEAGDNEQQQALAGQLLNADTEQFYNAAL